TTTACTTTAACGTCCAGTACCCCCGGTAACTCTTTTAGGGCAACTTCTATCGTTTTTACACACGACGCACAAGTCATGCCGCCGATTTTAATTACTACATCTCTCTTTTCTCTTACGACACCATAGCCAACACTCTCTATTGCTCTAATGATTTGAGTTATATTAACCACAGATTCGTCGAATTTAACATATGCACTTTCTGTCGCTAAGTTTACTTTAACATCCTTTATACCCTCTAGTTCTCTAAGAGCTAGCTCTATAGTTTTAACACAGGAAGCGCAACTCATTCCAGTAATTTTAATATTCACGTCCATGAGATTCACCTCTGTTATATAGTCTATTAGGAGAATTATTGAAGTTATTTCTTAACAAAATGTAAATTAACATAGGAAAATTTTTATA
The nucleotide sequence above comes from Thermococcus sp. 21S9. Encoded proteins:
- a CDS encoding heavy-metal-associated domain-containing protein, producing MDVNIKITGMSCASCVKTIELALRELEGIKDVKVNLATESAYVKFDESVVNITQIIRAIESVGYGVVREKRDVVIKIGGMTCASCVKTIEVALKELPGVLDVKV